From one Candidatus Methylacidiphilales bacterium genomic stretch:
- a CDS encoding PhoH family protein codes for MSHSQVLNFENARALSNLYAGEPALLQDVEEQFHVKVTTRDGWVKVEGDRKGIQQTEALFRQLEGAHKSGLKIHEHEFHYALKAIAQGMAGELDELWNARITLSSRRPALVPKTFKQKAYIEAIRSHDFIFGIGPAGTGKTFLAVAMAVAALKNDSVHRIVLTRPAVEAGEALGFLPGDLNEKIFPYLRPLYDALQDILGAEDVERHMEKGVIEIAPLAYMRGRTLSNSFVILDEAQNTTTEQMFMFLTRLGPDSRCVVTGDPTQVDLPHHRKSGLVEAMQALQDVKGISFNRFGEEDIIRHELVGKIIEAYKKHRGEKQTSLSI; via the coding sequence ATGTCCCACTCTCAGGTTCTGAACTTTGAGAACGCCCGCGCTTTGTCCAATCTCTACGCGGGCGAGCCCGCATTGCTGCAGGATGTCGAGGAGCAGTTTCACGTCAAAGTCACCACCCGCGACGGTTGGGTCAAGGTCGAGGGCGACCGCAAGGGCATCCAGCAAACCGAAGCCTTGTTTCGCCAGCTCGAGGGGGCTCATAAAAGCGGCCTCAAAATCCACGAGCACGAATTCCATTACGCACTCAAGGCCATCGCCCAGGGAATGGCGGGCGAACTCGACGAACTCTGGAACGCCCGGATCACGCTCTCAAGCCGCAGGCCCGCGTTGGTCCCGAAAACATTCAAGCAAAAGGCCTACATCGAAGCCATCCGCAGCCACGACTTCATTTTCGGCATCGGCCCGGCGGGCACGGGCAAAACCTTTCTTGCCGTCGCCATGGCGGTGGCCGCCCTGAAAAATGATTCCGTCCATCGGATTGTACTGACCCGCCCCGCGGTTGAAGCAGGCGAAGCGCTGGGCTTTCTTCCGGGCGACCTGAATGAAAAGATTTTCCCGTATCTGAGGCCGCTCTATGACGCGCTTCAGGACATCCTCGGCGCCGAGGACGTGGAGCGCCACATGGAAAAAGGGGTGATTGAAATCGCCCCGCTGGCCTACATGCGCGGCCGCACCCTTTCCAACTCCTTTGTCATCCTCGACGAAGCCCAAAACACCACCACCGAGCAGATGTTCATGTTCCTGACCCGCCTGGGCCCGGACTCGCGTTGTGTCGTCACCGGCGACCCCACGCAGGTGGATCTGCCGCATCACCGCAAATCGGGGCTGGTCGAAGCGATGCAGGCCCTGCAGGATGTGAAGGGCATCTCGTTCAACCGGTTCGGGGAGGAAGACATCATTCGCCACGAATTGGTCGGCAAGATCATCGAAGCCTATAAAAAACACCGGGGCGAAAAGCAAACCAGCCTGTCGATATGA
- a CDS encoding HDIG domain-containing protein, producing the protein MIFNWFKKQALVRKGLSCGKSRRQSRETDWRDWFECSGLARWGLLFLACLAFARIGSWSSDAPLSEIAVLSAMLVAISLFILPLAVREVWKNNHLLLLMLLCLITNLILNILLRNYAKELKVDEESIAALLVPTALAPMLVTILISPSAGFVTAFMVALLSNLFMQSNPGTFLSSLLTGFAAAQLSQGIRRRSDLMMAGAKVGLVGLACTLLIWLARALSTDSLDDLPVLALVAESVWAIALGVATSFVVGAILPILEWLFDRITDISWVELADLKHPLLKRLAEEAPGTYHHSLNVANLAESAAEAIGANPTQCRVCSYFHDIGKLDKPQYFAENMSSGQEPHSQLAPSMSALIIISHVKQGVDLALKAGLRQPVIDVIKEHHGTSLVYYFYKRAMQQQEDARAGGKILKLREEDIPEVDPRSFSYPGPIPQTKESAIVSLADAVESGSRSLRTVTTQRIESLVKEIIKHRVQDGQLDESQLTFNEISVISERFTFTLKNMLHARIEYPKIKREPAARDKDLQPAKPLSDLNPQAAKSV; encoded by the coding sequence ATGATATTCAATTGGTTCAAAAAGCAGGCGCTCGTGCGCAAGGGGTTGTCCTGCGGAAAAAGCCGCCGCCAGTCCAGGGAAACGGATTGGCGCGACTGGTTTGAATGCAGCGGTCTCGCGCGCTGGGGCCTCCTCTTTCTGGCCTGCCTGGCCTTCGCCCGCATCGGCTCCTGGTCCAGCGACGCGCCGTTGAGTGAAATCGCTGTCTTGTCGGCCATGCTCGTTGCCATCAGCCTCTTTATCCTCCCGCTGGCCGTGCGCGAGGTCTGGAAAAACAACCATCTGTTGCTCCTGATGCTGCTTTGCCTGATCACGAACCTGATCCTGAACATTCTTCTCCGCAATTATGCCAAGGAACTGAAGGTCGATGAGGAATCCATCGCCGCCCTGCTGGTCCCCACCGCCCTGGCTCCGATGCTTGTCACCATTTTGATTTCGCCTTCGGCCGGTTTTGTCACCGCATTTATGGTCGCCCTGCTCAGCAATCTGTTCATGCAATCCAACCCCGGCACCTTCCTCAGCAGCCTGCTCACAGGCTTCGCCGCCGCGCAGCTCAGCCAGGGAATCCGCCGCCGTTCCGATCTCATGATGGCGGGCGCAAAAGTAGGCCTCGTCGGCCTGGCCTGCACCCTTCTGATCTGGCTGGCGCGCGCGCTTTCCACAGACAGCCTGGATGATCTGCCGGTACTGGCTTTGGTGGCCGAAAGTGTGTGGGCCATCGCGCTGGGCGTGGCCACTTCGTTTGTGGTCGGCGCAATCCTCCCGATCCTGGAATGGCTTTTCGACCGCATCACGGACATTTCATGGGTGGAACTGGCGGACCTCAAACATCCCCTGCTCAAGCGCCTGGCGGAGGAAGCCCCCGGCACCTATCATCACAGCCTGAACGTTGCCAATCTTGCGGAATCCGCAGCGGAAGCCATCGGCGCGAACCCCACCCAGTGCCGCGTGTGCTCGTATTTTCACGACATCGGCAAGCTGGACAAACCGCAATATTTTGCGGAAAACATGTCTTCCGGGCAGGAGCCCCACAGCCAATTAGCGCCATCGATGAGCGCCCTCATCATCATCTCCCATGTCAAGCAGGGCGTGGATCTGGCTCTGAAAGCCGGGTTGCGCCAGCCCGTCATCGATGTCATCAAGGAACATCACGGCACCTCGCTGGTTTATTATTTTTACAAACGCGCCATGCAACAGCAGGAGGACGCCCGCGCCGGCGGAAAAATCCTCAAGCTCCGCGAAGAAGACATCCCGGAGGTCGATCCCCGTTCCTTTTCCTATCCGGGCCCGATTCCGCAGACCAAGGAATCCGCCATTGTTTCCCTGGCCGATGCGGTCGAGAGCGGTTCCCGTTCGCTGCGCACCGTCACCACCCAGCGTATTGAAAGCCTGGTGAAGGAAATCATCAAACACCGCGTCCAGGACGGACAGCTCGACGAATCCCAGCTCACGTTCAACGAAATCTCCGTCATTTCGGAGCGCTTCACATTCACCCTCAAAAACATGCTCCATGCCCGCATCGAATACCCCAAAATCAAAAGAGAACCCGCCGCCAGGGATAAGGATCTCCAACCTGCAAAACCGTTATCGGATCTCAACCCGCAGGCTGCAAAATCAGTCTGA
- the ybeY gene encoding rRNA maturation RNase YbeY yields MPASNTPKSKENPPPGIRISNLQNRYRISTRRLQNQSEKIPALLQKKWPGTLALLEIVLVDEAESARVHREFLQDPSPTDVITFEHGELVICPAVAERQRHIEGLSLEDEILTYIIHGCLHLCGMEDHTERGFKAMRALQAKIRGNILRA; encoded by the coding sequence ATGCCCGCATCGAATACCCCAAAATCAAAAGAGAACCCGCCGCCAGGGATAAGGATCTCCAACCTGCAAAACCGTTATCGGATCTCAACCCGCAGGCTGCAAAATCAGTCTGAAAAGATCCCGGCGCTTCTCCAAAAAAAATGGCCGGGAACGCTGGCCTTGCTGGAAATCGTCCTTGTTGATGAAGCGGAAAGCGCGCGAGTGCACCGGGAATTCCTGCAGGATCCGTCCCCGACCGATGTCATCACGTTCGAACACGGGGAACTGGTGATTTGCCCGGCGGTGGCGGAACGGCAACGCCACATCGAAGGGCTTTCATTGGAGGACGAAATCCTGACTTATATCATCCACGGCTGCCTGCATCTTTGCGGCATGGAGGATCATACGGAGCGCGGGTTCAAGGCCATGCGCGCGTTGCAGGCTAAAATCCGGGGAAACATCCTGCGGGCCTAA
- a CDS encoding aldo/keto reductase — translation MSTRYERMKYVRCGQSGLKLPLVSLGGWHNFEALDRVRELTLKAWDLGITHIDLANNYGPPPGIAEIQFGRILKGELAAHRDELIISTKAGYFMWDGPYGEWGSKKYLTASLDQSLRRLQLDYVDIFYSHRFDPDTPLEETMGALALAIQQGKALYAGISSYPAKAAKKAAKIMAKLRVPLVIHQCAYNMLDRKIEGKVLEETGDGGMGMIVFCPLAQGLLTNRYLQAIPDDSRAAKPGTFLDKDRITPKLVATLNKLNAIAKGRGQTLARLALTWILRERHVASLLIGASKPEQIADCAAVQNDELLSAEELRQIEAILAELNPPSTPPRPAAQKTPVLKPIRPEPKAAK, via the coding sequence ATGAGCACCCGTTATGAACGTATGAAATATGTCCGCTGCGGGCAAAGCGGCCTCAAACTCCCCTTGGTCTCCCTTGGCGGCTGGCATAACTTTGAAGCCCTGGACCGCGTCCGGGAACTCACCCTCAAGGCGTGGGACCTCGGCATCACCCATATTGACCTGGCCAACAACTACGGCCCGCCGCCCGGCATCGCGGAAATCCAGTTCGGGCGCATCCTCAAGGGCGAACTCGCCGCCCATCGCGACGAGCTTATCATTTCGACCAAGGCCGGCTACTTCATGTGGGACGGCCCGTACGGCGAATGGGGGTCCAAAAAATACCTGACCGCGAGCCTCGACCAGTCCCTCCGCCGGCTGCAACTCGATTATGTGGACATCTTTTACTCGCATCGCTTTGATCCTGACACACCTCTGGAAGAAACAATGGGGGCCCTCGCGCTCGCCATACAACAGGGCAAGGCCCTGTACGCGGGGATCAGCAGCTACCCGGCCAAGGCCGCGAAAAAGGCCGCCAAAATCATGGCCAAGCTCCGTGTTCCGCTCGTCATCCACCAATGCGCGTACAACATGCTCGACCGGAAAATTGAAGGCAAGGTGCTGGAAGAAACCGGCGATGGCGGCATGGGCATGATCGTTTTCTGCCCCCTGGCCCAGGGGTTGCTCACCAATCGCTATCTTCAGGCCATCCCGGACGATTCGCGCGCCGCCAAGCCCGGAACCTTCCTGGACAAAGACCGCATCACCCCAAAACTGGTTGCCACCCTCAACAAGCTGAACGCCATCGCCAAAGGCCGCGGCCAGACTCTCGCCAGGCTGGCGCTCACCTGGATCTTGCGCGAACGGCATGTCGCCAGCCTGCTTATTGGGGCCAGCAAACCCGAACAAATCGCAGATTGCGCAGCCGTGCAGAACGATGAATTGTTGTCGGCAGAGGAGCTTCGGCAAATCGAAGCCATCCTTGCGGAATTGAACCCGCCATCCACCCCACCCAGGCCCGCGGCGCAAAAAACTCCCGTTCTCAAACCGATCCGTCCCGAACCCAAAGCTGCAAAATAG
- a CDS encoding MFS transporter → MNFQQQLAPFSSRNYRLFFSGQIVSLTGSWMTQTATVWLVYQLTHSAFWLGFVAFSGQLPGLLMGPAAGVWVDRLSRLRLLMATQALSMLQSLGLAWFALSGHASITNLALLSMFQGVINAFDMPARQSLPVLLVEKKEHLGNAIALNVSMFHLARLVGPAIGGFVIAAVGAGYCFLLDGLSYLAVIGALAAMRVAHRPPEKTGAGIWGDFRSGLNYAYGFGPIRRLILLSGCMSLFGLSFAVLTPVYAREYFGGDARTLGFLMSSSAAGSVLAAFYLASRKSIRGLGRVIYSGACLMGLALIAFAFSRILVFSMVCLLLAGMGGILVVASNNTLLQNLVDEDKRGRVMSLFTMAFLGGMPLGSLLTGSIAGHFGSTFATCVNGGTCLVLGFLFYRQLPAFRVEARPALQKAGVIPMIQ, encoded by the coding sequence ATGAATTTTCAACAACAGCTTGCCCCGTTTTCATCCCGGAATTACCGGCTGTTTTTTTCCGGGCAGATTGTTTCGTTGACGGGTTCCTGGATGACCCAAACCGCGACGGTTTGGTTGGTCTATCAACTGACCCATTCCGCATTCTGGCTGGGTTTTGTGGCGTTCTCCGGGCAGCTTCCGGGACTTTTGATGGGCCCGGCGGCCGGGGTCTGGGTGGATCGCCTGAGCCGGCTTCGCCTTCTCATGGCAACCCAGGCGCTCTCAATGCTTCAATCCCTCGGCCTCGCCTGGTTTGCACTCAGCGGCCATGCCAGCATCACCAACCTTGCGCTGCTGTCGATGTTCCAGGGAGTCATCAATGCCTTCGACATGCCGGCGCGGCAGTCGTTGCCGGTGTTGTTGGTGGAGAAGAAAGAACACCTGGGCAACGCCATTGCCTTGAATGTTTCGATGTTCCACCTCGCGAGGCTGGTCGGTCCCGCCATTGGCGGCTTTGTGATCGCAGCCGTTGGAGCGGGATATTGTTTCCTGCTGGATGGGCTGAGTTATCTTGCGGTGATTGGCGCCCTGGCCGCCATGCGTGTGGCGCATCGGCCTCCCGAAAAAACGGGCGCCGGCATCTGGGGCGATTTTCGCAGCGGTTTGAACTACGCCTATGGATTCGGCCCGATCCGGCGTTTGATTTTACTGTCGGGCTGCATGAGCCTGTTCGGCCTCTCCTTTGCCGTGTTGACGCCGGTTTATGCCCGGGAATATTTTGGCGGGGATGCGCGCACCCTGGGATTTCTCATGTCTTCCTCGGCCGCGGGATCGGTACTGGCGGCATTTTATCTGGCAAGCCGCAAGAGCATTCGGGGACTGGGGCGGGTGATTTATTCCGGGGCGTGTTTGATGGGGTTGGCTTTGATTGCCTTTGCCTTCAGCAGAATTCTGGTTTTTTCAATGGTTTGCCTGTTATTGGCTGGGATGGGCGGGATCCTTGTCGTTGCTTCAAACAATACGCTGCTGCAAAACCTGGTGGATGAAGACAAGCGCGGACGGGTGATGAGCCTTTTTACAATGGCGTTTCTTGGGGGCATGCCGCTTGGAAGCCTGCTGACCGGAAGCATTGCCGGGCACTTTGGCAGCACCTTTGCCACCTGCGTCAACGGCGGGACCTGCCTTGTTTTGGGATTCCTGTTTTACAGGCAATTGCCGGCGTTCCGGGTGGAAGCGCGCCCGGCGTTGCAAAAAGCGGGCGTGATCCCGATGATCCAGTAA
- the alr gene encoding alanine racemase: protein MNTSKLRCWCEVNLSAIGHNLKVLRKKIGPGPKIMCLVKADAYGHGLVPTARYFETSDCQMLGCAHLQEGATLRKAGIRLPILLLSAPLTAEIHDILKNNLMLAVSSLDEAGRIAQTAEKLRCIARVHLKLNTGMNRLGAEPVEFCKLLDYARRHPRLRVEGVFSHYAGADSDREFTLRQWKLFERHTPEDISRHICNSAGILNFPKSACHIVRPGIAVYGLSPVPGKQDWFKPALEWKSRVTFVKRISKGTPVSYGSTFRSLRAMRVATVAVGYGDGLFRSLSNKGSVLVQGRRCRILGRVTMDQIVVDVTGLRRVRNGTEAVLLGRQKKDSIIATEMAEWAGTISYEILTHVTDRVPKLYIQ from the coding sequence ATGAACACATCCAAACTCCGTTGCTGGTGCGAGGTGAATCTTTCCGCCATCGGTCATAACCTGAAAGTACTGCGCAAAAAAATCGGGCCCGGCCCGAAAATCATGTGCCTGGTCAAGGCGGATGCCTATGGGCACGGGCTTGTTCCGACGGCGCGGTATTTTGAAACAAGTGATTGCCAGATGCTGGGCTGCGCTCATTTGCAGGAGGGAGCAACCCTGCGGAAGGCCGGCATCCGGCTGCCGATTCTTCTCTTAAGCGCGCCCTTGACTGCGGAAATCCATGATATTTTGAAAAACAATTTGATGCTTGCGGTTTCGTCGTTGGATGAAGCCGGGAGAATCGCGCAAACGGCGGAAAAATTGCGCTGCATCGCACGGGTGCATTTGAAACTCAACACCGGCATGAACCGGCTTGGAGCCGAGCCCGTGGAGTTTTGCAAGCTGCTGGATTACGCGCGGCGGCATCCCCGGCTCCGCGTCGAAGGCGTCTTTTCGCATTACGCCGGCGCCGACAGCGACCGTGAATTCACCCTGCGGCAATGGAAATTATTCGAGCGGCACACGCCGGAAGATATTTCGCGGCATATTTGCAATTCGGCCGGAATCCTCAATTTTCCGAAAAGCGCCTGCCATATTGTGCGCCCGGGGATTGCGGTGTACGGGCTCAGTCCCGTGCCCGGGAAGCAGGATTGGTTCAAACCGGCCCTGGAATGGAAATCGCGCGTCACGTTTGTCAAACGGATCTCAAAAGGCACCCCGGTCAGTTATGGTTCCACCTTCCGCTCATTGCGCGCGATGCGGGTGGCCACGGTGGCGGTGGGCTATGGGGACGGACTGTTCCGTTCGTTGTCGAATAAGGGTTCGGTCCTGGTGCAGGGCCGGCGCTGCCGCATCCTGGGCCGGGTGACGATGGACCAGATTGTCGTGGATGTCACTGGGTTGAGGAGGGTCCGGAACGGAACGGAAGCGGTGCTGCTGGGCCGGCAGAAAAAAGATTCAATTATCGCTACTGAAATGGCAGAATGGGCGGGAACCATTTCCTACGAAATTTTGACCCATGTCACGGACCGCGTGCCGAAGCTTTATATCCAATGA